The following is a genomic window from Shewanella avicenniae.
CATCCCAATAAATTTGGCATAAGGTACGTGGGCGATCAGATCGGCAAAGTCATTGGTTTCAGTCACGCGCGCGACTAAAGTTTTTACATCCGTCAGAGGCTGTTTTGGCTCAGTCATGCTGTGCCTCCTCACCCATTAACGCTTTACGGAAGTTGTCACCAATCATCTCCGGGCTAATGCGCATAAACGAGCCGACCGCGTGAGCAATCGGATCATCCACGCTATCTTGATAGGCGATGGCGCGGGTAAAAGCCACGCTGGATGACAAACGATAACATTCGGCCATGCCAAATATCGGCTTATGCGGCTGCGCTGGCTTCATGTAATCGACCCGCAAATCGAGCGTGGGCGATATCTCGAGCGTACCAAACTTCTCCTTAATAGCGCATACCACGGCACAACCGCTGCCGGTGTCCATCAAGGTGGTAATCACCCCGCCGTGCAACACACCGGTATCGGGATAACCAATTAACGCCTCGTTGTAAGGCAGCTCTAGCAGTACATGATGCTCGCTGGCCTCATGCACTTTCAGCCCAAGACGGCGGCATTGCGCTAACTGATTAACAAAGCGCGTTGCCAGTGTCGTCATCGGGAAATAATCAGGATTTGTCTTCATCTGCGACTTTTTTTCGACTCAACATTGGGCCCAGTGGTTTGCCGCCCAACAGGTGCATATGCACGTGGAACACTTCCTGCCCCGCATGTTCGTTGGTGTTGACGATTAAACGAAAACCGTCATCAGCAATGCCCATCTCTTCTGCGAGCTTGGCCGCCACAGTGAACATGCGCCCAAGTGCGGCTTCATCTGAGGCCTTCACATCATTGATGGTCGGGATGACATGGTTCGGCACAATCAGAATATGGGTGGGGGCTTGCGGCGCGATATCGCGAAATGCGGTCACGAGGTGATCTTGAAAGACGATATCGGCGGGGATTTCACGTCTGACAATCTTACTGAACAGGGTTTCTTCAGCCATTTTACACTCTCCGGTGATTTCTAATGTCAGTGACACAGTTTAGCAGCTGTATCATCACGAAACGGTTTTTGCGTATAACTCAACGCATTATACGGTGATGCACACTTGAATGCGCTGCTTGATTAACATAGCAGCTTCAATCGCCTACCAGAAGATGTAAAGCACAACGAACACTTTTGTTCAATAAAAGCGCAATTCTGCCATGATCACCAAAAAGCCGATTTATTTCCGCTGGTCAGATTGCTGTCACTGCGGATTTTGGTAGCATGTTGAGCACTTCATCACACTTCAAATCAGCAATCACATGATCAGTTATCAAATTACCGCCGTTGATCCGGTGGCTCATTTATTTGAAGTCTCAATGCGGGTTGACGCACCTGCCAAGCAACAAGAATTTTGGTTACCGGCTTGGTTGCCAGGTAGCTATATGATCCGCGACTTCGCCAAAAATATTATTGGCTTACGCGCATCTGATGAAATCAATCGCCCACTCGCTATCAGCCAACTAGACAAACAACGCTGGCTGATTGAGTCCGATGCCAAGGTACTACATTTACGCTATCAAATTTACGCGTGGGATCTGTCGGTACGTACCGCTCATCTCGATCAAACCCACGGTTTTTTTAACGGCAGCAGCGTGTTTTTGGCAGTGCGCGGGCAAGAACTTAACGCCCATGAAGTAGAAATTCTGCCACCCGCTTCTTTCAGCGATTGGCAAGTAGCGACCACACTGCCGCGCATCAAAGGTGATGATTTTGGCTTTGGTCGTTTTCGTGCCGCCGATTACGATGAATTGATTGATCATCCAGTAGAAATGGGCACCTTTACCCTAGGCAGTTTTGAAGCCTGTGGCGTGCGTCATGATGTGGTGCTTACCGGGCGTCATCATTGCCATATGCCGCGCTTGCTTAAAGATCTCACCGAGATTTGTGAAAGCCAGATCAAACTGTTTGGCACCCCAGCGCCGTTTGAGCGCTATCTGTTTATGACCCAAGTGCTTAAAAGCGGTTTTGGCGGCCTTGAACATCGCGCATCAACGGCCCTGCACTGCGCCCGCAACGAACTGCCAAAATCGATGGATGCGCCAGTTGATAAAGACTATCGCAGCTATTTAACCCTTTGTAGTCATGAGTATTTC
Proteins encoded in this region:
- a CDS encoding PaaI family thioesterase, yielding MKTNPDYFPMTTLATRFVNQLAQCRRLGLKVHEASEHHVLLELPYNEALIGYPDTGVLHGGVITTLMDTGSGCAVVCAIKEKFGTLEISPTLDLRVDYMKPAQPHKPIFGMAECYRLSSSVAFTRAIAYQDSVDDPIAHAVGSFMRISPEMIGDNFRKALMGEEAQHD
- the hinT gene encoding purine nucleoside phosphoramidase: MAEETLFSKIVRREIPADIVFQDHLVTAFRDIAPQAPTHILIVPNHVIPTINDVKASDEAALGRMFTVAAKLAEEMGIADDGFRLIVNTNEHAGQEVFHVHMHLLGGKPLGPMLSRKKVADEDKS